In Oryza sativa Japonica Group chromosome 11, ASM3414082v1, the following are encoded in one genomic region:
- the LOC4350562 gene encoding TPD1 protein homolog 1B-like: MALPIKLLLVSAFLSLLLLIQGAAARSSPAAGKCAAASVEVEQANTGEKAGYDPVFEVTVRNRCACAARGVRLRSEGFASSVAVDPRLFRLDRDAGDYLVGDGRRIEPSAAVTFRYAWDRAFRMAPAALLDDCS, translated from the exons ATGGCACTGCCCATCAAGCTTCTCCTAGTCTCTGcatttctctccctcctcctcctgatcCAAG gcgcggcggcgaggtcgtcgccggcggcggggaagtgcgcggcggcgagcgtggaGGTGGAGCAGGCGAACACCGGCGAGAAGGCGGGGTACGACCCGGTGTTCGAGGTGACGGTGCGCAACCGGTGCGcgtgcgcggcgcgcggcgtgcgCCTCCGCTCCGAGGGGTTCGCGAgctccgtcgccgtcgacccgcgGCTGTTCCGCCTCGACCGCGACGCCGGCGACtacctcgtcggcgacggccgccgcatcgagccctccgccgccgtcacgtTCCGCTACGCCTGGGACCGCGCCTTCCGCATGGCGCCGGCCGCCCTGCTCGACGACTGCTCCTGA